The Nocardia arthritidis genome has a window encoding:
- a CDS encoding SLOG family protein — protein MSTAMFNQTTTDREIVRLELAVTISPTPPQPSGASLGRGRRILITGSRSWTDRATIRAALADAWSPDAVLVSGACPRGADALCEACWLAWGGRVERHPADWDRLGRRAGFVRNAQMVSAGADLCLAFIRNNSAGASHTARLAQRAGIPTRVFRATDTTVANCARS, from the coding sequence GTGTCCACAGCAATGTTCAACCAGACAACCACCGACCGAGAGATCGTGCGCCTGGAATTGGCCGTCACTATCTCACCGACCCCACCGCAGCCGTCAGGTGCCTCGCTCGGCAGAGGCCGCCGCATTCTGATCACCGGCTCCCGTAGCTGGACCGACCGCGCCACCATCCGAGCGGCGCTGGCAGATGCGTGGTCTCCGGATGCCGTGCTCGTGTCGGGAGCATGCCCGCGTGGCGCCGACGCGCTCTGCGAAGCGTGTTGGCTGGCGTGGGGCGGGCGGGTCGAACGTCACCCGGCCGACTGGGACCGGCTGGGCCGCCGCGCCGGGTTCGTGCGTAACGCCCAGATGGTGAGTGCCGGCGCCGACTTGTGTCTGGCCTTCATCCGCAACAACTCGGCCGGTGCCAGCCACACCGCCCGGTTGGCTCAGCGGGCGGGTATTCCGACGCGGGTCTTCCGCGCCACCGACACGACCGTCGCCAACTGTGCCCGCAGCTGA
- a CDS encoding methyltransferase — translation MSTTLSRSQAKLHREACLLIDADRDLDDEEKKFVLDHWQEAANPEYCLDGAYFTPLGLAGDMRIDVVGTRIIDLCAGIGHLSFACRNLLDHRWNGEPPREFVCVERNPEYVRIGMRIMPEATWVCADVLTVPSMRLRSFDTAIANPPFGPIRRAMDGPGYRGPRFEYHVIAVAAQLARHGVFLVPQQSAPFSHSGKRCYTEDPDAEYQKFHTTTGIALELGCSVDTTYYADDWHQRPIATEIVVCDFTQHHSAIAGTDPRPPANGRRFTRTTTTTSQPAGPSAA, via the coding sequence ATGTCTACGACATTGAGCAGAAGTCAAGCCAAGCTGCATCGTGAAGCCTGCCTGCTGATCGACGCCGACCGAGACCTCGACGACGAGGAGAAGAAGTTCGTCCTGGATCACTGGCAGGAGGCCGCCAATCCCGAGTATTGCTTGGACGGAGCGTATTTCACGCCCCTGGGGCTCGCGGGTGACATGCGCATCGACGTCGTGGGAACCCGCATCATCGATCTGTGCGCCGGAATCGGGCACCTGAGCTTCGCGTGCCGCAACCTTCTCGATCACCGGTGGAACGGTGAACCGCCGCGCGAATTCGTCTGTGTCGAACGCAATCCGGAGTACGTCCGAATCGGCATGCGGATCATGCCCGAGGCCACCTGGGTCTGCGCCGACGTGCTGACCGTGCCCTCCATGCGGCTGCGCTCGTTCGACACCGCGATCGCCAACCCGCCGTTCGGACCCATCCGCCGCGCGATGGACGGTCCGGGGTACCGCGGTCCGCGATTCGAGTACCACGTCATCGCTGTCGCGGCGCAACTGGCACGCCATGGCGTGTTCCTCGTTCCGCAGCAATCGGCCCCGTTCAGCCACAGCGGAAAGCGCTGCTACACCGAGGATCCGGACGCCGAGTACCAGAAGTTCCACACCACGACCGGCATCGCGCTGGAGCTCGGTTGCAGCGTCGACACCACCTACTACGCCGACGACTGGCACCAGCGGCCGATCGCCACTGAGATCGTCGTCTGCGACTTCACCCAACACCACTCCGCAATCGCGGGCACCGACCCCCGTCCTCCGGCGAACGGTCGCCGATTCACCCGCACGACCACGACAACATCCCAACCTGCCGGACCGTCCGCCGCGTAG
- a CDS encoding DUF7221 family queuine tRNA-ribosyltransferase-like protein has product MPSLLTQNSNQPRLLPVAPGSIERCDTAWGPVTPWTTSADHLDPARRMLFFLGIGQPSLMTASPVPVFVSAKRLAQYRSRGEKFPVKALQAPYAGDSGAYSAIMLTADPRGHPWWAHPDEYGALWTRLIEDIGPPLFVGIQDVPCEPGCLRFTGLTTSQHQQATLENYLYLSEQFDFVPWLPTLQGLHPHEYIEHYYRYLEAGIDLTGRWVGIGSVCRKNRARYVARVLAALAPLGMKMHGYGVSLNALALAGHLLHSSDSQAWSMASRTANVQLPGCRHLSRPDPVTGERVITDCRNCFRFALYWREKAMDALRACAARVAAADPGLWSDPVPAQPIPRRPWRTSAAGARSGVPATGQISLFEPSPTRPTSRRDPTPLSATGNGGLSEGISYVYDIEQKSSQAAS; this is encoded by the coding sequence TTGCCGTCCCTGCTTACTCAAAATTCCAATCAGCCTCGCTTGCTGCCCGTGGCCCCCGGATCGATCGAGCGGTGCGATACCGCGTGGGGACCGGTCACGCCGTGGACGACCAGCGCTGATCATCTCGACCCGGCCCGTCGGATGCTGTTCTTCCTGGGGATCGGTCAACCCAGCCTGATGACCGCGTCTCCGGTCCCGGTGTTCGTGTCGGCGAAAAGACTGGCGCAGTATCGCTCTCGCGGCGAGAAGTTCCCGGTCAAAGCGCTCCAGGCCCCGTATGCCGGTGACTCGGGAGCGTATTCGGCGATCATGCTGACCGCCGATCCGCGTGGGCATCCTTGGTGGGCTCATCCCGATGAATACGGGGCGCTGTGGACTCGGCTGATCGAGGACATCGGGCCGCCGTTGTTCGTCGGGATCCAAGACGTGCCTTGCGAACCCGGTTGCCTGCGCTTCACCGGATTGACCACAAGCCAGCATCAGCAGGCGACGCTGGAGAACTATCTGTATCTGTCCGAGCAGTTCGATTTCGTGCCGTGGCTGCCCACGCTGCAGGGCTTGCATCCGCACGAGTACATCGAGCACTACTACCGCTACCTCGAGGCCGGTATCGACTTGACGGGCCGGTGGGTCGGAATCGGAAGCGTCTGCCGCAAGAACCGCGCCCGGTACGTAGCCCGGGTCCTTGCCGCTCTCGCGCCGCTGGGCATGAAAATGCACGGATACGGCGTGTCGTTGAATGCGCTGGCGTTGGCCGGTCATCTGCTCCACAGCAGTGATAGTCAAGCCTGGTCGATGGCCTCTCGCACCGCCAACGTCCAGCTACCTGGTTGTCGGCACCTATCGCGCCCGGACCCGGTCACCGGCGAACGCGTGATCACCGATTGCCGAAATTGTTTCCGCTTTGCCCTGTACTGGCGGGAAAAGGCCATGGACGCGTTGCGTGCCTGCGCCGCGCGTGTGGCCGCCGCCGACCCCGGCCTGTGGTCCGATCCCGTTCCAGCGCAACCGATCCCACGCCGACCGTGGCGGACCTCAGCGGCCGGTGCGCGCTCCGGTGTCCCTGCGACTGGCCAGATTTCGCTGTTCGAGCCGTCACCCACTCGCCCGACGTCTCGGCGCGATCCCACCCCACTCTCGGCTACCGGCAATGGTGGCCTGAGCGAAGGAATTTCGTATGTCTACGACATTGAGCAGAAGTCAAGCCAAGCTGCATCGTGA
- a CDS encoding tyrosine-type recombinase/integrase → MTTATPAITSVELDAARTLLARMGITAADLLDVRPSAPTFAEYIPAIRERVASQSTLRTYNTHWKYVEREWGPRRIDEPTVTEISEMRDAARRNAKADRNARDGRGAAEAMISALRFLYKHAESDGFLRPGDNPAKRVAKPRRIPSTRRGLPLEQLTEIAKVAATTGNDPDLDTVLLRLHAETACRRGGALGLRLDDLDPQQCLIHLVEKGKIPRWQPISPTLMANLLHHAHERGVQRGEQLLRYRNGKPITRRRYDGLWTRIGLELPWVEKQQISTHWLRHTTLKWVERNFGFAVARAYAGHAEGKSEGSTVIYTRASLEEVALALASLTGEPHPLAAAA, encoded by the coding sequence GTGACAACCGCTACCCCTGCGATCACCTCCGTCGAGCTCGACGCCGCGCGCACCCTGCTCGCCAGGATGGGCATCACCGCCGCCGATCTGCTCGACGTCCGACCGTCCGCGCCGACATTCGCCGAATACATCCCAGCCATCCGCGAGCGAGTGGCCTCCCAGAGCACGCTGCGCACCTACAACACCCACTGGAAATACGTCGAGCGGGAATGGGGTCCCCGTCGCATCGACGAACCCACCGTCACAGAGATCTCCGAGATGCGCGACGCCGCTCGACGCAACGCCAAAGCCGACCGCAACGCCCGCGACGGCCGCGGAGCCGCCGAAGCAATGATCAGCGCCCTGCGGTTCCTGTACAAGCACGCCGAAAGCGATGGCTTCCTCCGGCCGGGCGACAACCCTGCCAAACGAGTCGCCAAACCGCGTCGCATCCCGTCCACCAGACGGGGCCTACCGCTCGAGCAGCTCACCGAGATCGCGAAGGTGGCCGCGACCACCGGCAACGACCCGGACCTCGACACGGTGCTACTCCGCTTGCACGCCGAGACCGCGTGCCGGCGGGGCGGTGCCCTGGGCTTGCGCCTCGACGACCTCGATCCGCAACAATGCCTGATCCACCTCGTAGAGAAGGGCAAAATCCCTCGCTGGCAACCGATCTCGCCCACTCTGATGGCGAACCTGCTCCACCACGCCCACGAGCGCGGAGTACAACGTGGTGAACAACTGCTGCGCTACCGCAACGGCAAACCGATCACCCGACGCCGATACGACGGACTGTGGACCCGGATCGGACTCGAATTGCCGTGGGTCGAAAAGCAACAGATCAGCACCCACTGGCTTCGGCACACGACCCTGAAATGGGTCGAACGCAACTTCGGCTTCGCCGTCGCCCGCGCCTACGCCGGGCACGCCGAAGGGAAGTCCGAGGGTTCGACCGTCATCTACACCCGGGCCAGCCTCGAGGAAGTCGCGCTGGCGCTGGCCAGCTTGACCGGCGAGCCCCATCCACTCGCCGCAGCGGCCTGA
- a CDS encoding AbrB/MazE/SpoVT family DNA-binding domain-containing protein, which yields MDTIRVVYGSVLVNHAGRLAERAVLGSLGWDPGTPIRIRPVAPSLPGVLLVTDGEPGGHAIARNGQLSIPADIRKAIRLRKGDRVLLAAHPNQRRLIIVCQVALADLVAEIRDRIDGGEQP from the coding sequence TTGGACACGATTCGTGTTGTCTACGGCTCGGTCTTGGTCAACCACGCGGGCCGTCTGGCCGAACGCGCGGTGCTCGGCTCGCTGGGCTGGGACCCGGGCACCCCGATCCGGATCCGGCCAGTGGCGCCCAGCCTGCCCGGTGTGCTGTTGGTCACCGACGGCGAGCCCGGCGGTCACGCGATCGCGCGCAACGGGCAACTCTCCATTCCCGCGGACATCCGCAAGGCGATCCGCCTGCGCAAAGGCGACCGTGTGCTGCTGGCTGCCCACCCCAACCAGAGACGGCTGATCATCGTGTGCCAGGTCGCGCTCGCGGACCTGGTCGCCGAGATCCGCGACCGTATCGACGGCGGTGAGCAGCCGTGA
- a CDS encoding L,D-transpeptidase has product MRGGRGGRSIRGIVVALAAAGFALTACSAQEAAKDVAIERNPVIEMIKPKMVSLVEDGAKGVSPGVPMVFAVQDGIFTNVSLVNARGESVPGMIAPDGRSWRNTEVLDYGETYRLKADAIGLGGANTASVSFTTSSPRNRTKPYLLPGEGDVVGVGQPVAVRFDENIPDRGAAQDAIRITTEPAVEGAFYWVNNREVRWRPEHFWAPGTKVTIDVNVYGRDLGDGLYGQNNIHSFFTIGDAMIFTADDDTKQVTVERNGELIRTMPTSMGKNSTPTDNGIYIVGDRFERIIMDSSTYGVPVNSSDGYKTPVDFATRISYSGIFFHSAPWSVGQQGSVNTSHGCLNLSPANARWVYENAKRGDITIVKNTVGGTLSGVDGLGDWNIPWPQWKAGNA; this is encoded by the coding sequence ATGCGCGGTGGTCGTGGTGGGCGGTCGATCCGGGGGATTGTGGTCGCGCTGGCTGCGGCCGGGTTCGCGCTGACGGCGTGTTCGGCGCAGGAAGCAGCGAAAGATGTTGCGATAGAACGTAATCCGGTTATCGAAATGATCAAGCCGAAGATGGTTTCGCTGGTCGAGGACGGGGCGAAGGGTGTTTCGCCGGGTGTACCGATGGTGTTCGCGGTGCAGGACGGGATCTTCACGAATGTGAGTTTGGTCAATGCGCGGGGCGAGTCGGTGCCGGGCATGATCGCGCCGGACGGCCGGTCATGGCGGAACACCGAGGTACTCGACTACGGCGAGACCTATCGTCTGAAGGCCGACGCGATCGGGCTCGGCGGCGCGAACACCGCGTCGGTGAGCTTCACCACCAGTTCGCCGCGCAATCGAACCAAGCCGTATCTGCTGCCGGGCGAGGGCGATGTGGTCGGCGTCGGCCAGCCGGTGGCGGTGCGGTTCGACGAGAACATCCCCGATCGCGGCGCCGCCCAGGATGCGATCAGAATCACCACCGAGCCCGCGGTGGAGGGCGCGTTCTACTGGGTGAACAATCGCGAAGTGCGTTGGCGGCCGGAACATTTCTGGGCGCCGGGGACGAAGGTCACCATCGATGTGAACGTCTATGGGCGTGATCTCGGCGACGGACTGTATGGCCAGAACAACATTCACTCGTTCTTCACCATCGGCGACGCGATGATCTTCACCGCCGACGACGACACCAAACAGGTGACGGTGGAACGCAACGGCGAGCTGATCCGCACCATGCCGACCTCGATGGGCAAGAACAGCACACCCACCGATAACGGCATCTACATCGTCGGCGACCGCTTCGAGCGGATCATCATGGACTCGTCCACCTACGGCGTCCCGGTGAACTCGTCGGACGGATACAAGACACCGGTCGATTTCGCGACCCGAATCTCCTACAGCGGCATCTTCTTCCACTCCGCGCCGTGGTCGGTGGGGCAGCAGGGTTCGGTGAACACCAGCCACGGCTGCCTGAACCTGAGCCCCGCGAATGCCAGGTGGGTCTACGAGAACGCCAAGCGCGGCGACATCACCATCGTGAAAAATACGGTGGGCGGCACACTTTCGGGCGTCGACGGACTCGGCGACTGGAATATTCCGTGGCCGCAATGGAAAGCGGGCAACGCCTGA